In Ovis canadensis isolate MfBH-ARS-UI-01 breed Bighorn chromosome 11, ARS-UI_OviCan_v2, whole genome shotgun sequence, the DNA window TCTTGTCTTATGtagtagtgaagttgctcagtggtgtctgactcttagcgatcccatggactgtagcctaccaggctcctccacccatggaattttccaggcaagagtactggagtaggttgccatttccttctccaggggatcttcccgacccagggatcaaagccaggtctcccatattgcaggcagatgctttaccgtctgagccaccagggaagcccctcttgtcTTGTGTAGCATCATCTAATGCATGGATAAGAATTTAAAggattgaaataataataataaggattGAAATAGTAGAAGGTATTAACTAAGGTGAGCCGGAAACAGTGGAAGGTATTTGTGTAAGTCAGAGATAGTAAAAGTTTGGCCCCTGGGCCAGATTACTTTgtagacactttttttttcctagcctCACCCTGCAGCTTGTGGGGATCTTGGTtcctcagggactgaactccagCCATAGCAGTGGAAGCGCCAAGTCCTAAGCACTTGGCCATCAGGGAGTTCCCTTTAGACAAATATTCTTGACTCATGCTGTTTGTTTTTACTTGAACTAGtggccaatattttaaaatcagaaaatttctTTCACATCCACTCACTCAAAAGTCTGGGTTTTTAGCATCTCTTGGAAAATCAGAAGATGTGGCCAAACAGGACCCACATGTCTGCAGGGTACAATTAGCAGGAATTGAGTAGCAGTTCCCTCCTTTAGACTCAGTATAAGATTTTCAGATACCCAGTCCCCACTAATCATTGTCTCCCAGACATTGAAGCAAAGTACCAGCTGTCATTTGCCACCTAGTTTATGTCACTCGTTCTGATGAACTGCTTGGCCTTTTGCCACATTTGATCTTGATGTAGATGAAGGAGAGTAGGAAGGAGCACAAGTAGGAGAGTCATGGACAAAGGGAAAGAATGGGAGGAAGCCTAGTATATGGGAATGTTAGGATTCGAGAGCATAGGTTTGCTCTTACGGAATCATAGAGCAGGGCTATTGCTGTGGGTTAAATTGTACTCCCCAAAAGGATATGTTGAGGTCTTAGCCCCTCATGCCTCAGaaggtgaccttatttggaaacagggtcatTGCAGATATAGCTGGGTAAGATGAGGTTATGCTGGAGTAGAATGGGCCCCTACTTCAATATgaccagtgtccttataagaagatggccaaatgaagagacagaatgccatgtgaagatggaggcataCGCTGGAGTACTGCATCTGCAAAGTAAGGAACAAAAGGATTGCCTGCTatcaccagaagctaggagagagacCTGGACCAGTTACCCCTAGGAGCCTTCAGGAAGAAGCCACCCAGGCAACACCTTCCTTTCAGACTTCtaacttccagaactgtaagagaataaattcctgttgttttaagtcacctgGTTCATGGGACTTTGTCATGGCAGCCCTAGGACATAATCCAGCTCTGTGAGTCAACAAGaagctattatttcttttaatgggTGATAGAAGAAATCATGATAGATTTTTGCTCATTGGTCTTAGCCATGCcttagaaaattatttcatttaacagtGTTCTCAGCACTGATTGGAGCCAGAAAACATGTTTAGAGATTTTACAAGAATCCAAGCATGGAGTGAGAACATTTTGAGTTAAGATGGAGTTGGAGCAGTTTTCAGAATTAGGTAAAATATACAGACAGAAGGGATAGAGAAGTCCACAATGACTACACCAGTGCTTCTCAGACTGTAGCAAAGCTAAGGAATCACCTGCAGCGTGAACTGGGTGAGCACAGATTGCTGGGCCCCTCCCCAACAGACTGATCCAGTGGGTCTTGACAATGcttcagaatttgcattttaccAAGCTCCTGGGTGAGGCTGATGTTGCTGCTGTATGGATCACATTTTTGGTCAACTACTGTGTTTCTGGCTTAGAAAAGTACAAGCCCCATTAAGGGCTTCTTCACCAGAGTATCCCAGGGCCTAGAACAGTGACTGGACACTGTAGgctcactgttgctgctgctaagtcgcttcagtcatgtccgactctgtgcgaccccatagacagcagcccaccaggctcccccatctgggattctccaggcaagaacactggagtgggttgccatttccttctccagtgaaagtgaaagtaaagtctccagtcgtgtccgactcttcgcgactccatggactgcagcctaccaggctcctctgtccatgggattttccaggcaagagtacttgattGGGTTGCCACTGTAGGCAcgttaaatatttattcaatgaaaaCTAGTCATTTGGACAGAAACAGCTGTAAGAAGGGGGAATACATTTAGAAGCAAAATGATGAGTTCATATTATGCATTTGATTCTTCTTGACTGTCAGTGAAACATTGGACTGGAGATGAATTGTGAATATAAGCTACTGTGTAAGTGAGGGGTTGGAGTTTTAGATTTATGATTCATTTTGGACAAAGGTGATCACTGAAGCCAGAGTTGATATGGTCATTGAGATACAGAATATAAAAGGGGAGGACTAGGAGCTGAGCCTTAGTAACACCAACATAACGGCTGGAAAAGCTAAAAGGGTAAAGACAATGGAAAAGTAGAGTGGGTAGAGTATCGTGCATTATGGAAGCCAATGGAGACAAGAATTTCAGGAATTATTTAGTCAAGGGGAAGGCGGTAGAGAGATAACCTACTATTCACTTattcaatgattttttaattgagcACCCACTGTGGTCCAGGTAGTGGTCCAACTGCACAAAATAAAGACCCCTCACCCCCATGGAGCTTACACTCTTAGGAGGCTTACACTGTAGTGATGTGTGGCTTTCTGTACATTGGggtgggttttttggtttttactCTGCCGTGCAGctgcttacaggatcttagttcctcaaccaggtgacagctgtgaaagtgccaaatcctaaccactggacttggaATTCCCGgggtggttttgtttgtttgtttgtttttaatgtgtacAATAACACTTTGGAATAAGTGATATTTCTGTCTTACATTTGCAGAAATGATGGTTGGGGGAGATGAAGAAGCTGGGACTCTAACTTGGCTCTGCTGGCTTCTAAGCCCTGTTCTTTTCAGAAccctgcaggtcaggaggcaacagttagaactggacatggaacaacagactggttccaaataggaaaaggagtacatcaaggatgtatattgtcaccctgcttatttaacttctatgcagagtacatcatgagaaacgctggactggaagaagcacaagctggaatcaagattgctgggagaaatatcaataacctcagatatgcagatgaccccacccttatggcagaaagtgaagaggaactaaaaagcctcttgatgaaagtgaaagaggagagtgaaaaagttggcttaaagctcaacattcagaaaatgaagatcatggcatccggtcccatcacttcatgggaaatagatggggaaacagtggaaacagtgtcagactttattttggggggctccaaaatcactgcagatggtgactgcagccatgaaattaaaagacacttactccttggaagaaaagttatgaccaacctagatagcatattgaaaagcagagacattattttgccaacaaaggttcgtctagtcaaggctatgatttttccagtggtcatgtatggatgtgagagttggactgtgaagaaagctgagcaccaaagaattgatggttttgaactgtggtgttggagaagactcttgagagtcccttggactgcaaggagatccaacagtgtGGAAACACCTGGACCCGAACCCCTCCCCCAGTAGGCCTGGGTCCTAGGTCAAAAGGAAAGGCAAGAGCAGAGccaaggccaggaaggcgccagtcaTGTCTcccacactcccgcagcctcctccttcctggacAGTAATGCTCAAAGCTAGGAAAGTcttgccaagggcagagcagcatcttggagatcagccctgggatttctttggaaggaatgatgctaaagctgaaactccagtactttgaccacctcatgagaagagttgactcattggaaaagactctcatgctgggagggattgggggcaggaggagaaggggatgacagacgatgagatggctggatagcatcaccgactcaatggacatgagtctgagtgaactctgggagttggtgatggacagggaggcctagcgtgctgcgattcatggggtggcaaagagtcggacacgactgagtgaactgaactgaagctgcctGTAAGCTGTAATCACCAGGGTCACTTTTCTGCTTTGGATACTACTTATATACTGATAATTCCAAAATCTGTGTGTCCATTCTAGATTTTCCTCCTGGGTTCCTGACCTGCTGATCCATCAGCTTCTCAGAAGTTTCCTGTTGGATACCTCACAGGTAAGTCAAATATGACATGTCTGAAGTGAAATTCACCAGCTCCTCCCCCTCACCACCACTCTTTCACTCCCActacccagtttttttttttttttttgtaactttaaactttttattttatattggggtatagctgattaacaatgttctgGTAGTTTCATGTGAACAGCAAAAGGAGTgagccatatatatacatctatccattctccctcaaatccCTCTTCAATCCAttctggcacataacattgagcagagttccatgtgctatacaataggtctctgttgattattcattttaaataagcaATGTTAGTGCACCAGTTCTTAATTTATCATACCttgactccattttttttttttcataccttGACTCCAAATCTACCCTTCTTTGCTTTGCTTATGTTACTAGATCTGAACCATCTCCTTTGCCAGCTGGTACAAGACTTATATTTTGTCAACAGAGGTTGCTGGAGGGAAATGCAAGGCCATAGGAAAAGGAAGGAACTTCTTTTGCTGGTGCTGGTgtgctatttatttattggtgTGGTTGCCAGCAGATCAGCTAGGGTGAGTGGTACTCACCCTAGTGGTTGCTTCCTGTGAACCCATTCTGGCCTGGACACAGGGCCCAGCAGGTTCCTACCCCATCAAACAGGCCACTTCCAGCTCCAGACTGCCCACTTCCTCCAGTGAATTCCTCCACCACCCTGCAGGCCACTCCTACACACCAGCTCCAGCCTGCACCCCAGTAGGTTTCTTCTCCATCAATAGAGTGTGTGTTCCTGTGATAGCCACAATCCCTCTGAAAAATGTCTAAATCTCagtggggaagagggaagagccagcagggaagagtCTTCTTCTAAGTTCCTTGTTCTTCCCTCTACCTCCCTCTTAAGACTTTCTGCTGTAGGAAAGAGGTGAAATTTGTATTTTAGGAATTATAGAATGGCCTGCTTATCATTTCAGATTCTGAAACCAGGAGTAAGATAAAAGATTGGAAGTCAAAGATGGAAATTTCAGAGGAAACGATTCAGCAAGGACTGTATCAGAAAGACTCCAAAGACAGATCTCCCAGGAATGTGGGTTATTTGAAACCAATGATCCTGAGGACAGGTTATTGAGGTATTGGGTAAGCTCCTTAGATGATACAGTGAGACATCCCTTGTCCCAAGAGAGAGGTATCAAGGAAATGAATGTGATCCCCCAAAAAACGATTGCAGGAGAGAGAGGCCATGGACgtaagggaagagaaaaaaatcctttctGCAGGAGAAAGATCCCACAGATATGAAGTCTGTGGTCAGAGCTTCAAACAAAAGTCAGAAATAACATCAGAAAATTGATAATGTAAAGAAAAcctatgaatgtaaggaatgtggaaaAACTTTCTGTTGAAGCTCAAACCTGATTatacatcagagaattcatacaggAAAGAAACCATATGTATGTAGTGAATGTGGAAAAGACTTTAATCAAAGTTCAAATCTTATTatacatcagagaattcatacaggAAAGAAACCTTATATGGGTCATGAATGTGGAAAAGACTTCAATCAGAGCTCCAACCTGGTTCAACATAAGAGAATTCATAATGGTGAGAATCCCTATGAATGTAAAGAGTGTGGGAAGGCCTTCAAGGGGAGCTTGAACCTTGTCCtgcatcagagaattcacactggagagaagccatATGTATGCAAtgaatgtgggaaggccttcaaTCAAAGCTCAGATCTTATTATTCATCACAgaactcacactggagagaaaccctttgAATGTTATGAATGTGGACAGACTTTCAGTCAAAGCTCACACCTGGTCACACATCAgggaattcatactggagagaaaccctttAAGTGCAGCAACTGTGAAAAGACCTTCAGGCAGTGCTCCTGCCTCACTGAACACCAGAGACTCCACAGTGGGGAGAGACCCCATGAATGTTGCaaatgtggaaaatccttcagtGGATGCACAGCCTTTCTGAAACAGCAGAGGCTACACACTGACAACTTGAATGTGAAAAAGCCTGTACTTCTGACCTGGATCTTATCCAACAACAGAGAatgcacagagaagaaaaatcttaTGAATGTAATAAGTGTGGAAAATCTTTCCGGGGAAGTTCAGATCTAATTCGGCATTGGATaactcacactggagagaaaccctataaatgcagtgaatgtgggaaagcctttggCCAGAGGTCACACCTTATGACACATTAGaaaattcacactggagagaaaccctatcagtgcaatgaatgtgggaaagccttctggCAACGTTCGCTCCTCATCCAGCATCACAGAATCCACAGTGGCGAGAAACCTTGTGAATGTAAGGAATGCAGAAAAGCTTTCATCTGGCACACAGCTTTTCTCAAGCATCAGAgacttcatactggagagaaacttaAGGAAGTTGGGAAAACATTCAGCAAGGAAAAATTGCttagagaagagcagagaattCACCAAGAAGAGAAAGCTTATCAGTGCAGTCAGTGTGGTAGAACTTTTCGAGGCAGCTCAGATCTCACCCGACATCAGGTAACTCACTcaggagagaaaccctatgaatgtaaggaATATGGGAAAACTTTCAATCAGAGCTCAGATCTTATGAAACATCACAGAATTCATGGTGGAGAAAAACCTTATgtgtgcagtgaatgtgggaaatcttttaGGGACAGCTCAGATCTCATTAAACACCACTGTGTTCACACTGgcgagaaaccctatgaatgccCTGAGTGTGAGAAGGCCTTCTGCCAGAACTCACACCTTGTTAGTCACcagagaattcacactggagagaaagcctttgaatgtAGCCACTGTGGGAAGGCCTTCAGCAGGCACACAGCTTTTCTTAAACATCAGAAACTTCACACTGGAAAGGAGCTTGGGGAACACAAGAGAGTCCTTAAATATGACTTACTCTAATAGGAAACAGAAACCTAATGTAGAAAAAGCTTGATGGAGACCACGTCTTATTGCACAGTAAACGGTTTTTATTGCTGAAAACCATTTGAAAGTAGGAAAACATTCGAAGAGCCCTAATGGATGGAAAACATGTAAGTGTAATGTGGGCAAGCTCTTGGACATAATCACCTTTTCTCTGCTTCACATCTAAAACTGGCATATGATCCAGAGGATACAATTACTTGAGAATGTTTCAGGGGACTTCCATTGTTGTTAACATCATtagaaatcactttgccaacaacccCCAAACTAACTTCTTCATGAAAGGAGCCATTTCAATCTTGACTACCTAGTCTAGTGACAAGTATAAATCTGCTTTAAGTACTTTAGGGTGATTAAATCTCTCTGGGATGAGTTCTTCCTgttagatatatattttatacatagtccCCTATTATCCCCTTATATGCTTATACATATGTGATAATACTAATTAGAATGAACCATTAATTGAGAGGAAACAAAAACTAATAGAAATGACTTGACAACAGGAAAGCTGAAAGCCAGGATACAAGAGCCAAGTGAAGTGTTCCCCAGAGAAAGAATGATAATGACTAGTAGTATCAGGAAATGAAAGAGCAAAGGAAAGGACAATGGGTGCTGGAAAGAGACTAGACTGAGTGCCAAGGCAGAGCATTTAGGTGACTTGAGCTGGTAGGAATTAAAGCAACAACTTTGGAAGGTGAAGTGATTAGAAGAGAGTGGTTTTGTCTTGAACCAGAGCTTTGTAATTATGTGAGAATTGGAAACTCTAAGCAGAACTCTGAAAGAGATTAGTCACCTTTAATCTGATAACTTATATTGGTAATCAGACCCTGCCTATCTGTGCAGTCAAACACAATTGTCAAATATTTCTTGTACCATGAACTACTCTGGTAGATTGTATATGAATTTACACGTATCAGCAGACAAGAAAGTTACCGAATGGGACACTGTAAGGAGAGAATTTCAACCTATATCTTTCCTCAGTGGGAATAGCTTGTGAGATGCACAGAGgggatcagtggttctcaaccggGGTGATTTTAGCTTCCCAGGGGGCATTTGGCAATGTCCCAGAGacattttggttgtcacaactgggaaGAAAATATTGGCATCTAAAAAGCAGTAATGTTGCTAAATATCTTACAATACATAGCTCACTCTATCCCCAAAAAAGAATTATCTGACCCTAAGTGTCAACAGTGCCCTGGTTGAGAAGCCCTGTCCTTGGATATTTATAACACCAGTCACCAGGGGCCATTTAAGGAAGCATTTCAGTGTGATATGGGTAGTGGCAGTGCATCCCAATGGGAACCCAGAGTCTGACAGAAAACTAGTTTGATGAACTATTTCAGGAGAAGCAGTTTGGTGTAATGGAGGGGACACAGATGCGGGTTTGAATCCCAGTAGGACATGTTGGCCTCAGGACCTGGAACAAATTATGTAACCCTTCTGATCCTTATTTTCCTCATTAATAAAATGGTGATAAAATAATCTACCTCCTGGTGTAATTGTGAGctttaaatgagaaaactgaaatctaCTGTTGACCCACAGAAGGGCATCTTGagctttaaccattttaaaacagaagatgAAGTATTTACAAGCAAAATAAAAGATGTGTAAGAATACAGTGCTGTGTTGTGGCTGGTGTAAAGAAGATGACCCCTTGAAGTTAAAAGCACTGGGGGATAGGGCTCCTCCATAAGGGCATCCTGAACAGTAGTGGGATGTCTTAAAGTGGAGAAGCCCATCCACACCATCCCTGAAAGCTGGCTACAGGGGAATCCCCTgtaagtccagtggttaagactcggttCTTTCACTGCCttgggctcaggttcaatccctgatccccACAAACCACATGGTGTAGCCAAAAACTCTCTTCCTCACGCCATTGAGGTCCTTCTCCCAACACACTATCAAATCTACCAAACACACTAGTGACATTGGTCACTAAATCTACTCTTTATTTGGCTTCTTTTCTTCAACTCATTTCCTCACTGAAGCAGGATGGGTTTGAATGTAGCAGTTGAGAATGTTGAAAATAGAGCCCTTAATATGTTGATGTCCCTTGGCTGCAGCTACAGTACAAGTCATTTCTCATTTCAGTTTCTGAATCTCTGATGAAATAAAGATTTGGAAGAACTTTCTTCCTATGTCTGAAGTTGAGAAGATTAGAAGACCTAAAATTCTGGTCAGCCATGCACATGAGCTAAGCCTATTGTGAAGAAGAC includes these proteins:
- the ZNF594 gene encoding LOW QUALITY PROTEIN: zinc finger protein 594 (The sequence of the model RefSeq protein was modified relative to this genomic sequence to represent the inferred CDS: inserted 4 bases in 3 codons; deleted 1 base in 1 codon; substituted 2 bases at 2 genomic stop codons) encodes the protein MGPYFNMTSVLIRRWPNEETECHVKMEAYAGVLHLQNSETRSKIKDWKSKMEISEEXDSARTVSERLQRQISQECGLFETNDPEDRLLRYWVSSLDDTVRHPLSQERGIKEMNVIPQKTIAGERGHGVREEKKILSAGERSHRYEVCGQSFKQKSEIXHQKIDNVKKTYECKECGKTFCXSSNLIIHQRIHTGKKPYVCSECGKDFNQSSNLIIHQRIHTGKKPYMGHECGKDFNQSSNLVQHKRIHNGENPYECKECGKAFKGSLNLVLHQRIHTGEKPYVCNECGKAFNQSSDLIIHHRTHTGEKPFECYECGQTFSQSSHLVTHQGIHTGEKPFKCSNCEKTFRQCSCLTEHQRLHSGERPHECCKCGKSFSGCTAFLKQQRLHTDNXECEKACTSDLDLIQQQRMHREEKSYECNKCGKSFRGSSDLIRHWITHTGEKPYKCSECGKAFGQRSHLMTHXKIHTGEKPYQCNECGKAFWQRSLLIQHHRIHSGEKPCECKECRKAFIWHTAFLKHQRLHTGEKLKEVGKTFSKEKLLREEQRIHQEEKAYQCSQCGRTFRGSSDLTRHQVTHSGEKPYECKEYGKTFNQSSDLMKHHRIHGGEKPYVCSECGKSFRDSSDLIKHHCVHTGEKPYECPECEKAFCQNSHLVSHQRIHTGEKAFECSHCGKAFSRHTAFLKHQKLHTGKELGEHKRVLKYDLL